The Chitinophagales bacterium genomic sequence TAATTGATATGACTGGCAAAATAATTTTGCGCGAAAGTAATTCCAATCAGTTACATCTCCCAGACTTACAAAATGGTTTGTACTTAATAAAAATTGAAACAGAGTATGGTTATTTAACACGAAAAATAATAATTGAAAAATAAGTGCAGCCGCTAACAATGTATATAGCAAATAGGCGAAATAGTAGTAAATTCAACGGTTGTAGCCCGCTTCAACTTCATCTCGGTTTGATAGGTTTGAAGTCCGCAATCGCCTACTTGCCATATACTCACCGTTGTAGGTAACCCTTGAGAGACACTACATAAAAAAAACGGCAAGTGCAAAAGCGACAAGAAATATTACCAACGCTTCAGCAAAATAAAAGAGGCACAAAGCCACGCTACTGCGTGCGAAACAATTTTGTGCCACATTTATTTTGCCCAACGCTTCTATCTATTCCCACCCACCACCCTGTGGTGGATGGGAAAATTATTGTTGAATACTACAAAATCATAATAATTTATTTTATTTTTATTCTGCATAACCAAAAATTATAAAATACTAAAACATCATACTATGAAAAATCTAAAACTAATTACCATTCTACTAATTACTTTCTTTGCATTCTCTTGCAAAAAAGACAAAACCAACAACACAGACAAACCAGCATCTTACGTCTTAGCACCAAAATCCGTTATCATTGATAATCCATCATCGCAAGTAATACAAACCGTAGATTCTACTAAAGTTGTATTCAACGGAAACACAACACAACTACAAAGTTTAACAGTTGGTAATATTATTATTTCAGGCATTGCACCCAATGCACCTTATGGTTTTCTAAGAAAAATAACCAATATACAAAAAACAGGTACCACCTATATATTTACAACTGTAGAAGTACCTTTAGAAGAAGCATTTGAAGAGTTACATGTAGATTATACAAAATCATTCA encodes the following:
- a CDS encoding T9SS type A sorting domain-containing protein is translated as IDMTGKIILRESNSNQLHLPDLQNGLYLIKIETEYGYLTRKIIIEK